The stretch of DNA AGAACAATACAAAAGTTTATATTCGCAGGCTGCAGGGGAAAGAATCCTACTTCTGATGCAAATATATAACTTAAGCCTTATTAGTTGAAGTCCTTCAGTCTTTTCTTCAGCGTATCCATGGATTTCTTCCGAGCACTTTGCTTTGTATTCCTGTTGGAAAGGCTTCCAAAGATCCCATCTGAAGAATCTTTGAATTTATCACAGATGTTGGCCACCATCTTATAATCCAGTGTGTTATAGTTTTTCTGCCTTATCACCGGATTCATGAAGTTCTCTGGCTGGCTGCTCAATAAAAGATTTATCAATTGCCGTGCTTCTATTAAACAGCCCCTAAAACTACCTTCCTTGTATATTTCACTCAAGCCAGTGGTATGGAACCTCTCATCTGCGAAAGACTCTAGCATCTTTAGATCATTGTTAATACCCATAACAGCATTCGCATTGAACCTCTTGACATTATCACTAAGAAAAACTGCGACTATTGAGTTGGATATATGCTCAAGGGCTCCACTCCCGACCTTGAAGAGAGCATCCATGGGTAAAATTTGCTGCGCTGTGGAAATAAGAGTGTCAAGGTAAATGATCACTTCATTCATATTCTCATTCCCATTCTGGGCTATTTCCTCTGAAGTCCAATTGATACTTTCTGTTAGTGTCATAAACTCGTTCAACTTGGTGTTCACCAAATTCAGCAAAGAAATATAGGCTTCATCCCTGGAAGTTTTCAGAACCACCTTTGCAGTTAAACTAGCTTGAGGCCTCTCAACTGTTCGCGCTGGGATACCACATAGTTGGGCTGCATGTCgaagaaaaaaatcacaagCTCTTTCGAGAACAGATATATTTGCAGTAATCTGCATGGCCTGAGACACTCCAATGGTGCCACTGCTAATTGTATTCAGTATTGCTTCGTTTAAAACGTCAATCAAAAGTTTGTCCACATATTTCTTCACAACATCGTAAAAATTAGAATGCACCCCGTGAGACAGGTAATCAACAGACCCTTTAATGAATGATCTTACAGTGCGGCAGACATCAGGTACCATGGAGGAGAATGGTGCAATATATGGAAAAGCTGGCATTATGTCCAAGTTCTGCAGATTATACGCCAAAACATTATTCTCATAGTCAGTATCCTTTTTCATTACCATCTGCTCATAGGTATCATTGGCAAGAATATTAACAATTTGTAGACGACACTCTTCCAAAAGAAGCTCATGGTATTTGTTCCGGCACCTATCAAGAACCTCAACAAGTGGGCCAACTTCATACCCGTATTGTCTAAGAGTAGACCCTAGAAGAGTGACATAATCCTTCACCAGGAGGTGGTGGGTCGCAGAATCCATGTAAGAGAATTGCTCGTCCAACACTGATGTCATTTTAGCTATAGCAATTTCCCACATTGTCTCAACCTGATCAGCTGACAATAGCCCCCCAGCAGTCCTCAGGACACAATCCTCCACTATGAAGTAACCAGCAATTTGGGCCAAAAATGTCTGATAAGTCTCAACAAAAGGTTGTGTTGTAGATATTTGCAAGTCTGAACTGAGCTGCAAGACTCGattcttataataatattcacgaAACTGTTCTTGGACACCGAGGCAAGTGTGAATGTGATAAGCCCGATATAGAGGtgtcagatcaaaattcaatACAGAATCTTCATCAATTTCTTCAACATCTAACATATAGGCAAAATCTCCTAAACTAAAAACACTCCGTTCTTCAGCTTTCCTCTGGCGTTCCAGCATTTCCTCATCCCTCTGGCGAGCTGATGCAGCATGACCTATTGCTGTCTGTCCAATATTCTTCGCAGAACTCCTTATGTGAGCTAACCATTCATTAAATTGACTACACACTTTCTTTTCAATGTGCAGTTTTATCACTGGAATTCTTTTCTCAATCACCGTTCTCAGTGCCTTGACAGGAATAGTCTGCAAGTAATTCTTTTCAATCAGATCCACAGTTTTTAATGCAGAGTAAAACTGGCTTTCAGAAATATGATTGTTACATTTGGCACAAAGATCCAACACCAGCACACATCTCTTAGACATTTTGATAGCTTCAGTCACATTCTTTTTAATCGAAAAAGATTCAAGAAGCTCCTCGAGTTTGATTAAAAGAGCACTGCCAACCTCTTGTAGTTTAAAATTATCACTTGAAAGTTCACCTTTCAATTCTTCCGCATCAACCAGCACACCACGAAGTTCGTCAACAGCAAGAATGAATTCCTCATAGTGGGTCTTGCAGAGCTCCTCTATTTCaacttccttcttcttcacaacaGTCTTTAGCTGGTGAAGAAGCCCTTCGGGCCGTCCCATCTCAAGCGCATGCCTAACAAGAGGGCCCAGATCATCCCCATTCCCAATCAAAGTTGCAAGGACCAAGTCCTCCCCTGCATCCCCATTTTCTGTGGCAGCTCTCCTCCTTTGTTTTGCATCCATTTTTCTGATCAATCCCAGAAACCAAAACCTAAAAATGAATAGGGACATAAATATATCAAAGAAACCCACAATTTTTTCTGTTAGCTTTCTCAAAGCCTTGGAGAACTTTTTCCATTACCCATGTAGATATCCTAAACCATTCAAACGTCATTATATAACGGGTTGAAAGTTCATTGCCAGCAAATATTTAAATGggcttctttattttttattttttaaaaagttggcATACCCAGGAGATGTGGAAAGTTATCCCCCGGGGGATACTCAAAATCCCAAGATTTCATAAGATAATGCATCTATACAAATCATGTTCACCCAAAGATTCCATATACCACCACCCCCTCGGTCGGGAGGTCCAATTCcacaaacaaaatcatattctCTGTGTTAAGGAGAATGAGCTACCACATAACAGTTTCAAGAATTCTCCCAACCTAAGTTATACCATTTGGAGCCAGCGTCGAGTATAGGGGTAGCTGTGAAGACGGCTCAGGCTTATAGGGGGTAAATGGAGAGAGaacgagaaagaaaaaaagaataaatattttgaatagaatGTGAAGCTTTCTTGGAATGGGAATTTACAAATGGTCTTATATCAAACAAATCAATCGAAAATAGGTAATCACTAAAAGCATAACAAGAATGAGATATCAATCAAATGGAAATATGTGCTCCTTTTGGCCACCCACCATCAACAAAGGCGACAAAAACAAGAAGCAATGCAAAAATCTTCCCCCACCGACGAAATGGGTGGAGCAAGCAAATCATGAAAACGGAAAACGAAAACCATGAGAAGCCCAAATAACATTCAGTGAAAGCAAAGCTACGATCATGACAGGGACTCACTGATAGATATGGAAGCTGCTACGCCATCTGAAGGTCCTCCACGAAACTAACAAGGAAATGACATGCTTTGCACAAACCTTCCCCTTCCCTGTCTCGCTATTTAGTGGGATTTTCTCACTCTCACTACGTCTAAATTtagtgggatttttttttcccggaTCACTTATGTTTGTCCGCGTCCTCTGCCGTGTTGCCACAAACTCCATCCTTGATTTCCATGTAAAGtatgtttttcatttataaataaaattgtgaaaaaagttaccatgaaaaataaataataatattcatgagACTGAGAATAAACGATgttaaaattcaatattttttttttactgatactgacaaaaagaaaattattaattataataaatggaTTAAAACGACATACCTAAACAAGGATGTCCGATTCCACTGGGTTGGGTGGATTGGCAGCGCATCACCGTTGGACAACTTTAGCTTCAATCCAAAGAGTTAAAACCATCAAATATCAAGAGAAATACCTATAgtctataattttctttttctataaaaataaatatatacatatactaaCGTAATTTAACGTGGTATGTGAAAACATCTATGACTTGTCTATTAGCTTCAAAGCTGAATTCTATACACCTAATATCTACATAAATGCATATCattatatttatctctttttgAATTGTAGAagatcttttaataaaaaataataataaaagttcttCATAGTGCGatgcatttttaaataaaataattatacatacaAGTCCTAAATATATAAGTTCCACAcaataaaaaaagtgtaaaaaaattacttgttttgtaagtttcatttttttgtaaaacttgTACATTCAAAACTTGTtcttaatattactctttttaatGAGCAGAGTTGTGCAATTTAAAATCAATTGATACAATTCCCTTAATTATTTGTCTccaatattttagaaaactaaattatagaaatatttaaaattaaaattatattatttataaataatattattaaatattaaaaaaataatacttgcaATCAATCGTAAGTGTGTAAGTgtcgtacagtcgttttaaaataaataaataaaaataaaacttacataaaaaaaaataaatttttttaataataaattctactctttttttaaataactgaatTTCATATACGAAATATTActctaaatattataagatttacgTACTATCCATGCAAGTTGCAACATGGATAAGAAGACGACCGATGGGGCCGTATTGAGCCAAATCCAATCACACACCTCAAAAACTCTCTAGATCTCGTCGTCTCGAAAATGGCGACTGCCTCTACAGCTGCATTCCACCCGATATTCTTGACCTCAAAATCTCCACTCAAAGCCACGCACAAGCACAAAACCACAGCCCCATTGCCTCTGAAGCAGATTAACCAACCCTCTCTCAGAAGAGACTTCTTGAAGGCTATTTCTCTGCTTCCTCTTCTCGACTTGAAGCGGCCTCCTCCTTCGGCGGCTAAAGAGATTGAGGTTGGCTCCTACCTCCCTCCTTCGCCTTCCGACCCTTCCTTCGTCCTCTTCAAGGCTTCTCCCAGAGACACCCCCGCTCTTCGCGCAGGTACACGATTcatgctttctttttttctttgagcattCATCGTacttaaatttgtttatttgaaaatgagtgCTCGGAGGTTCATGCATTGGTGTTAGAAAGAAGGGTTGATGCTTTTTAGTTATTCGGGCTGATATTTTACTGTCTAATTCATTGCCTTAATGGCAGAAGGGTCCTATTAATTAGGAAATTGAGTTGGGGTGTATCATTCTCTCCGGCGACCTAATTTTGTGAGTCTGTGTCTGTTATCTCTTCTTCAATAAGTAGTTCAATGCCTCACAAACGTCAAAATGGGTAAGCGAAGATGTCCCGCCTATAGAGAATAAGATACTGCAGTTTTCAAAGGAAACTTTCCcacacattttattgatttgatCCGTAACTATATATACAATGCAGCTGTTCCATCTTAggaaaatatatagtaattaatgttAAGATACTAACTGTTACAAAGAATAGAAACGTATGCAAGATTTTAGCCTACACTAATTACAGAGAATGTCTTGATTTTGTGAGCTGTCCATTTTTGAATCACTTTCCTtaatacgcccccgcaagatggGGCTTCTATCGGCAAGACCGATCTTGTTCCTCAAAGTTTCTGTTCGTTGCTTTGACAGTGCTTTTGTCATTAAATCTGCCAACTGATCTTGAGTGTGGACATGACAAACTTTAAGCAGATTTCGTTGAACTAAATCCCGCACAAAATGAAGATCAATTTGGATATGCTTCATTCTAGAATGTTGCACTGGGTTGAGACTTAAATGAGTAGCTCCAAGATTATCACAAAGGAGAGAAGGTGGAGCTTGGATCGGAAACTGAAGTTCTTTGAACAGAGATAATAACCACATGGTTTCAGCTGCTGCATTTGCTAATGCTCTATACTCGGCCTCTGTGGTTGATCTTGCAACGGCACGTTGTTTCTTGGAACTCCAAGAAATGGGATTAGAGCCAAGAAAGGTAATATAGGCCGATGTTGATGTTCTGTCATCATGATTCcctgcccaatcagcatcactgtAGGTGGTTAACTGAGGTTTTGCTGACTTTTGGATTTGAATTCCATGAAAGATTGTATGTTTGAGATATCGGAGTAATCTCTTGGTTGCCGTCCAATGGGTAACAGTAGGCTTGTGCATAAATTGGGATAGCTTATTAACGGCAAAAGAAATATCTGGATGCGTCAATGACAAATATTGCAAGCTGCCAAGTACACGCCTATATTCAGTGCTGTCCACTGCTGCAGTGCCATCCAAAAGTTGAAGAGAGGTGCTTGTTGAAATAGGAGTGGAGACATCTTTGGCACCCAACATGTTTGTGCTTTCCAAAATATCACGAACATACTTatgttgtgataaaaataaaccagCACGTGTAGGAATAACTTCCACACCAAGAAAGTAATGTAAAGCACCCATGTCTTTTAATGAAAACTGAGTACCAAGCTTGTGAATAACAGATGATACAAACTTTTTATGATTGCCCGTAATAATGagatcatcaacatacacaagTAAGTAGCATGTAGTGGATGCATTAGAATAAACAAACAGTGAGGAATCAGCATGAGAATTTTTAAACCCGATCTGAGCAATAGCATTTTTAAGTGCTGAATACCATGCTCGTGGggcttgtttaagcccatagATAGCCTTTCTTAGTCTACAAACATACTCAGGTTTGGAACTATCCTTGAAGCCTGGAGGCTGCATCATATAGACAGTTTCTGTCAAATTACCGTGTAAAAACGCATTATTGACATCCATTTGTTTCAATTCCCAAGCATTTAGCATTGCAATTGCTAACACAGACCTGATTGTTGCAGGCTTGACAACCGGACTAAAAGTTTCCTTATAGTCAATTCCTGAACGTTGGTTGTAGCCCTTGGCCACAAGTCTGGCCTTAAATCTGTCAACTGAGCCATCGGCATTCCTTTTTACCCGAAAAGCCCATTTACAGCCCACTGGGTGACAATCTTTCGGTGGTGATACCAAATCCCAGGTACCATGTCTCATAAGAGCAGTAAGCTCACTAGACATGGCTTCACGCCACTTTGGGTGAGACACGGCTTGACCGACACATGTAGGTTCAATGGATGTTGGTAATGGATGTTTGGTGACAAGATGAAGCTGTTTGGGTTTATATATGTTATTCATGGACCGTGTGGTCATCAAATGGGTTCGGGTTGGTGGGTTGGGGTTTTGAGGAATCTCATTGACGGCCACAGAGTCATGCGAATGTGAATGTGTGGGATCTAGGGTTTCATGTATATGAGAACAAGTAtgaggagagaaagaggaaatATTACCTGGAGGTGCGGCGGTAGCAGCAGCTACAGTTTCCGAGCTTGTGAGCGGCAACAATGGCTGAGATGGTAGAGTAATAGGAGATGAGAGCACTGGAGGTTCATTTCGAATTTGAGAGTTACGGGAAGGGGAAGGCGTAGAAGGTAACGGAGAAAGAAACTCAATTGGGCTTGACACGTTAGGGCTTGGGAGAGGAATTGGGCTTTCGGGCTCAAGCCGTGAGGAGTAGGTTTGCAACTCATCAAAGAGAACATGTCTAGAAAGATACAATTTCTTGTTCAAGGGATTCATGCatttatatgcattttgagTTTGAGAATAGCCAAGAAATATGCACGGTGAGGATTTGGGTTCCATTTTATTGGCATTATATGGCTTGAGAAGAGGATAGCAAAGGCATccgaatttttttaatttgtgataaTTTGGCCTTTGACCGAAAAGTACCTCAAAGGGAGACTTGTTTTGAAGAAGTGGTGTGGGTTGACGATTGATGAGGTAAGAAGCGGTTTGAAAAGCATGTGGCCAATATGAAAGAGGTAATGATGCATCATGAAGTAATGTAAGACCCGTTTCCACAAGGTGACGATGACGTCGTTCAGaaataccattttgttgaggtgtatATGGAGCAGTGGTGTAATGACTAATCCCATggagagataaaaaaatttttagactTATGAATTCTCCTCCATTGTCAGAATatagactttttatttttgaattgaaGCGCATCTTAAcaagatttttaaattgtggAAAAATGGTTGAGACACTAGACTTAGTGATCATCGGATAAAACcacatatattttgtataatgatCAACAAGTATGAGGTAATACCGAGAACCATCTAAGCCAGTGTAGGGAGCgggtccccaaacatcagtaTAGATAAGTTCAAGAGGCGAATGATTTTGAAAACTAGTAGAGCCAAATGGTTGTTGATGTGCTTTATTAATAGAACAAGAAACGCATGAAGATGGTAATTTTTTTGTGGAAAGGGGAAGAGAAAACAAATTGACAAGACTTTGAACAATCTTAAGTGAGGGGTGTTCAAGACGCTTATGCCACCCATCAATTGAAGTTCGTTCATGCACATTTGCAACCATTTTGGATTGAGAAGCCGCCAATGAGTTCGGAAACGTGTAGACACCACTTTCACACGCCCCTCTTAGTAATATCGCCCCCGTGATccgatccttcacaagaaaataaaatgggtgaaattcaacaaaaacatcattttgttTGGTAAAGTGATGAACAGAAATTAAATTCTTGTGAAGATTTGGCACACAAAGTGTATCagtgagatgaaaaattttttttggggaaTATAGGTCAAGAGAACCAATATGTGAAACAGTCAAACCTGTGCCATCACCTAGGACCACTTCATCAGTTCCGTCATATTCAGAATGAATTGTCAAATTTGATAAATCACCAGTGATATTATGAGACGCCGCAGAATCGATCAACCATTTGGTGTCGCCAGAATTTGATGTAGCAGCACAGTTAACTGACATTGGAGTGGACTGAAGCTGGGGACACGATTTTGCGATGTGGCCCAATTGATCGCAGAACTGACACTTGGGCTGATACCGTTTTTGGGCTGAGTTGTTACGGCCCGAAGAAGGATTTGGGCGACGCTGGTCTCGTTGTTTCCCATTGCCTGTGTGAGAAGATCCACGAGATGGACCATTTCCCGTGTGGGATGCTCCTCTTCCAGAATGATTTCCATGGAAGCTGGGGTTCCTGGAAGTGAAATTAGCAGCGGCGACAAGCTACGTGGCGGCAACCTCCATACGGCGCAGATAGCTTTCGTGTCCAACGAGCAAGTCATGGAGCTCTTCGAAAGCTAGGGATTTCTCTCTCGCGCGAATAGGAGCCGCGATGTCCCTAAAATCCGGACCCAATCCATTGAGGATATATAGGGTAAGATCATCATCTGAGATGGGATGATCTATGAGAGCAATTTCGTCAGCAAGTGCTTTAACAGCATGGAGATAATCCGGAACCGTGCGATTCCCTCGCTGAATCAAGGTCAGTTCTTCCTTCAACTGCATTGCTCGTGTACGCGACTTGCTAGCATAcatatttttgagttttgtcCAAGCCTCTTGAGAGGTCTTGGCTGTGGCAATGAGAGGTGTGATAGTGGTGGATGTAGAAGCAAGGATAGCACTAAGAATGAGCTTATCTTGGCGAATCCAGTGAGTTCTTTTGGTCTGTGATAGGGGGGTTCCATCGGAGACAGGACATAG from Juglans regia cultivar Chandler chromosome 4, Walnut 2.0, whole genome shotgun sequence encodes:
- the LOC109019751 gene encoding exocyst complex component SEC15A-like, translated to MDAKQRRRAATENGDAGEDLVLATLIGNGDDLGPLVRHALEMGRPEGLLHQLKTVVKKKEVEIEELCKTHYEEFILAVDELRGVLVDAEELKGELSSDNFKLQEVGSALLIKLEELLESFSIKKNVTEAIKMSKRCVLVLDLCAKCNNHISESQFYSALKTVDLIEKNYLQTIPVKALRTVIEKRIPVIKLHIEKKVCSQFNEWLAHIRSSAKNIGQTAIGHAASARQRDEEMLERQRKAEERSVFSLGDFAYMLDVEEIDEDSVLNFDLTPLYRAYHIHTCLGVQEQFREYYYKNRVLQLSSDLQISTTQPFVETYQTFLAQIAGYFIVEDCVLRTAGGLLSADQVETMWEIAIAKMTSVLDEQFSYMDSATHHLLVKDYVTLLGSTLRQYGYEVGPLVEVLDRCRNKYHELLLEECRLQIVNILANDTYEQMVMKKDTDYENNVLAYNLQNLDIMPAFPYIAPFSSMVPDVCRTVRSFIKGSVDYLSHGVHSNFYDVVKKYVDKLLIDVLNEAILNTISSGTIGVSQAMQITANISVLERACDFFLRHAAQLCGIPARTVERPQASLTAKVVLKTSRDEAYISLLNLVNTKLNEFMTLTESINWTSEEIAQNGNENMNEVIIYLDTLISTAQQILPMDALFKVGSGALEHISNSIVAVFLSDNVKRFNANAVMGINNDLKMLESFADERFHTTGLSEIYKEGSFRGCLIEARQLINLLLSSQPENFMNPVIRQKNYNTLDYKMVANICDKFKDSSDGIFGSLSNRNTKQSARKKSMDTLKKRLKDFN